In one window of bacterium DNA:
- a CDS encoding aldo/keto reductase, which produces MIYRTLGRSGLNVSAYGLGTNAFGGRADEQTSVAIIHHAIDHGVNLIDTANVYTDANSERIIGKATRDRRDRVVLATKCALKVGDGPNDQGASRGHIMREVERSLARLATDYIDLYQIHTWDGHTPLEETLRALDDLVRAGKVRYAGCSNYAAWQVCRALWISDRRGFTRYESVQPAYSPADRRIETELVPCCLAEGLGLLVYFPLAGGVLTGKYKPGSPPPQGSRALTQPQFAKRLSEQNLRLAQDMAGLASEIGSTVSQLTLSWVMQRPGITSALVGATKIAQQEENLGAVDLKVPPQILDRVTELSAAFVAF; this is translated from the coding sequence CGCTCGGCCGGTCCGGCCTCAACGTATCGGCCTACGGGCTTGGCACGAACGCGTTCGGCGGCCGGGCCGACGAACAGACGTCCGTCGCGATCATCCACCACGCGATCGACCACGGCGTCAACCTGATCGACACCGCGAACGTCTACACCGACGCGAACTCCGAGCGGATCATCGGCAAGGCGACGCGCGACCGGCGGGATCGGGTCGTACTCGCGACCAAATGCGCGCTCAAAGTGGGCGACGGCCCCAACGACCAGGGGGCCTCGCGCGGGCACATCATGCGCGAAGTCGAACGCAGCCTCGCGCGGCTTGCAACCGACTACATCGACCTCTACCAGATCCATACGTGGGACGGCCACACGCCGCTCGAGGAGACGCTCCGGGCGCTCGACGATCTCGTCCGCGCCGGCAAGGTCCGCTACGCCGGCTGCTCCAACTACGCCGCCTGGCAGGTGTGCCGGGCGCTCTGGATCAGCGACCGCCGCGGATTCACGCGGTACGAGTCGGTGCAGCCCGCGTATTCGCCGGCCGACCGGCGGATCGAGACCGAGCTCGTCCCGTGCTGTCTCGCCGAAGGTCTCGGCCTCCTGGTCTACTTCCCGCTGGCCGGGGGCGTCCTGACCGGGAAGTACAAGCCGGGGTCGCCGCCGCCCCAGGGGTCGCGGGCGCTCACCCAGCCGCAGTTCGCCAAGCGGCTGAGCGAGCAGAATCTGCGTTTGGCGCAGGACATGGCGGGACTCGCCTCGGAGATCGGCAGTACGGTCTCGCAGCTCACGTTATCTTGGGTGATGCAGCGGCCGGGCATCACGAGCGCGCTCGTCGGTGCCACGAAGATCGCGCAGCAGGAGGAAAATCTCGGGGCGGTCGACCTCAAGGTGCCGCCGCAGATCCTGGACCGCGTCACCGAACTCTCCGCCGCGTTCGTCGCGTTCTAG